A single region of the Planctomycetota bacterium genome encodes:
- a CDS encoding PQQ-binding-like beta-propeller repeat protein has product MERVGVLLVLVAAGSDWPRWRGPEGTGVSREADWRPQALLPAPKVLWRTNVGEGHSSVLVAEGRLYTLGNVAGRDRVVCLDAATGRPAWQFAYVCPPGNFAGPRATPALDGGFLYTLSRQGHAFCLEAGSGKARWQKNLVEDFGARVPDYGITGSPLVWGDAVIYNAGAGGVALRKDTGEKLWAGPPGAGGYASPVLVRLGDRDLVALFGASELRLVDPQSGAAAASFGWRTPFDANAADPLPCEGRLFITSGWETGGALLEPAGGGLRPVWRNKDFRGQFASPVFWEGHIYGVDGNTPNGELRCLEAATGRLRWAQKGGFENMIVAGGRIVAIDRKGVLVVAEASPAGYRELARAPVLSPRARNWTAPVLAQGRIYVRNGEGDLICLDVR; this is encoded by the coding sequence ATGGAGCGGGTTGGGGTCCTGCTGGTCCTGGTCGCCGCCGGATCCGACTGGCCGCGCTGGCGCGGGCCGGAAGGGACGGGCGTTTCGCGGGAGGCGGACTGGCGTCCCCAGGCGCTCCTTCCGGCCCCGAAGGTCCTCTGGCGGACGAACGTCGGGGAGGGCCATTCGAGCGTTCTCGTCGCGGAGGGGCGGCTCTACACGCTCGGCAACGTCGCGGGGCGGGACCGGGTGGTCTGCCTGGACGCGGCCACCGGCCGTCCGGCGTGGCAGTTCGCCTATGTCTGTCCGCCGGGGAATTTCGCCGGGCCGAGGGCGACGCCGGCGCTCGACGGCGGGTTTCTCTACACGCTCAGCCGCCAGGGTCACGCGTTCTGCCTGGAGGCCGGTTCCGGAAAAGCGAGGTGGCAGAAGAATCTCGTCGAGGACTTCGGCGCCCGCGTGCCGGATTACGGGATCACCGGATCGCCGCTGGTCTGGGGGGACGCCGTGATCTACAACGCGGGCGCGGGGGGCGTGGCGCTCCGCAAGGACACGGGCGAAAAGCTCTGGGCCGGCCCGCCGGGCGCCGGGGGGTACGCCTCGCCGGTTCTCGTTCGGCTGGGGGATCGGGATCTTGTGGCGCTCTTCGGCGCCTCGGAGCTCCGGCTGGTCGATCCGCAAAGCGGCGCGGCGGCGGCCTCGTTCGGCTGGCGGACGCCGTTCGACGCCAACGCCGCGGATCCTCTTCCCTGCGAAGGGCGGCTGTTCATCACGTCCGGATGGGAGACGGGAGGCGCGCTTCTGGAGCCCGCGGGCGGCGGGCTGCGGCCGGTCTGGCGGAACAAGGATTTCCGCGGCCAGTTCGCCAGCCCCGTTTTCTGGGAGGGTCACATCTACGGAGTGGACGGCAACACCCCCAACGGGGAGCTTCGCTGCCTCGAGGCGGCGACGGGGCGCCTGAGGTGGGCGCAGAAGGGGGGATTCGAAAACATGATCGTCGCGGGCGGCCGGATCGTGGCGATCGACCGCAAGGGGGTGCTGGTGGTGGCGGAGGCTTCTCCGGCGGGATACCGGGAGCTGGCCCGCGCGCCGGTTCTTTCCCCCCGGGCCAGAAACTGGACGGCGCCGGTTCTGGCGCAGGGGCGGATCTATGTCCGCAACGGCGAGGGCGATCTCATCTGCCTCGACGTGCGGTGA
- a CDS encoding glycosyltransferase family 4 protein, with translation MKIVYVMPGSGDRFYCENCVRDVALARALRAAGHEVRVAPLYLPQFADPLDGIPSGPIFYGGINAYLQQKFAFFRKTPRWVDRLLDARPLLRLAARSAGSVRAAELGEMTLSVLLGEEGRQRKELERLLRWIETQERPDAVHLSSPLLAGIGAAVQKRFGLPVVCTMQDEDVWVDAMEEPYRARCWEAMARMGREVDAFVAVSRFFAEAMRERLGIPPERLHVVYPGIEPGPEPPAARSGPPAIGYLARLCASMGLEILAEAFLRLRRSGAFGDVRLHLAGGMTSDDEEFVEGLRDRFAEAGLEGEVRIFPELDPARRREFLETVHVLSVPAPSGAAFGTFLLEALAAGVPVVQPRLGAFPELVEATGGGILYEPNDAEALARALGKLLADDRQRRELGRRGRESVVKNFGLDRMAREMLAVYGKAVASHGVR, from the coding sequence ATGAAGATCGTTTACGTGATGCCCGGGTCCGGCGACCGGTTCTACTGCGAGAACTGCGTGCGGGACGTGGCGCTGGCGCGGGCGCTGCGGGCGGCCGGGCACGAGGTGCGGGTGGCGCCGCTTTATCTTCCGCAGTTCGCCGACCCGCTGGACGGGATTCCCTCGGGGCCGATTTTCTACGGCGGAATCAACGCGTATCTGCAGCAGAAGTTCGCGTTTTTCCGCAAGACGCCGCGGTGGGTGGACCGCCTCCTGGACGCGCGGCCGCTCCTGCGGCTGGCGGCGCGCAGCGCGGGGTCCGTGCGGGCGGCGGAGCTGGGGGAGATGACGCTTTCGGTGCTTCTGGGGGAGGAAGGCCGCCAGCGCAAGGAGCTGGAGCGGCTGCTCCGGTGGATCGAGACGCAGGAGCGGCCCGATGCGGTGCATCTCTCAAGTCCGCTTCTGGCGGGGATCGGAGCGGCGGTTCAGAAGCGGTTCGGACTTCCGGTCGTCTGCACGATGCAGGACGAGGACGTCTGGGTGGATGCCATGGAGGAACCCTACCGCGCGCGCTGCTGGGAGGCCATGGCCCGGATGGGACGGGAGGTGGACGCGTTCGTGGCCGTGAGCCGCTTTTTCGCGGAGGCGATGCGGGAGCGTCTCGGGATTCCGCCGGAGCGCCTGCACGTGGTCTACCCGGGGATCGAGCCGGGGCCGGAGCCTCCGGCCGCCCGGTCCGGGCCGCCCGCGATCGGGTACCTGGCGCGCCTGTGCGCGTCGATGGGGCTCGAAATTCTGGCCGAGGCTTTTCTCCGCCTGCGCCGCTCGGGGGCGTTCGGCGACGTGCGGCTGCACCTGGCGGGAGGGATGACGTCGGACGACGAGGAGTTCGTGGAAGGCCTTCGGGACCGGTTCGCCGAGGCGGGGCTGGAGGGGGAGGTGCGGATTTTCCCGGAGCTTGATCCCGCGCGGCGCCGGGAGTTTCTGGAAACGGTGCACGTGCTCAGCGTTCCGGCCCCCTCGGGGGCGGCGTTCGGCACGTTCCTGCTGGAGGCTCTGGCGGCGGGGGTGCCGGTGGTGCAGCCGCGGCTGGGGGCGTTCCCGGAGCTCGTGGAGGCGACGGGGGGCGGGATTCTGTACGAGCCCAACGACGCGGAAGCCCTGGCGCGGGCGCTGGGGAAGCTTCTGGCGGACGATCGGCAGCGGCGGGAGCTGGGCCGCCGGGGGCGGGAGTCCGTCGTGAAAAACTTCGGGCTCGACCGGATGGCGCGGGAGATGCTGGCGGTGTACGGGAAGGCGGTGGCTTCGCATGGGGTGCGTTAG